From Methanophagales archaeon, a single genomic window includes:
- a CDS encoding Coenzyme F420 hydrogenase/dehydrogenase, beta subunit C-terminal domain, giving the protein MEEKKDFGDLVREVIDKGKCTLCGGCVATCRLLDYGYLNVDFSEERPVISEGQQCPPDCGYCYYQCPRVEKPELKQGLEEIYEVVTKDEEIKAVCQDGGAVTSLLAYALDEGIVEGCITVALADKDWKPEVRVAMDRSSLIKTAGTKYTPAATLTGVADAILNYDLWSVALVGTPCQMSSYERMLTVGRDTHNAHNFSSHIRLRIGLFCLGSYTYEKLITDFLAAKHGININEITKMQISENVLHVYAGAEAEELLSAELSEIEDYKRAGCRVCEDFAALFSDISVGNNGTPEGRSSVIVRTDFGKDVFEGALERGYIEAKPIEPSGAELIHRLMKQKKEAGIAEKERRKRGQK; this is encoded by the coding sequence ATGGAAGAGAAGAAGGATTTTGGGGATTTGGTGCGTGAAGTGATAGATAAGGGCAAGTGTACGCTCTGTGGTGGCTGTGTGGCGACTTGCAGGCTTCTGGACTACGGATATCTCAATGTGGACTTCTCGGAAGAGCGCCCTGTGATAAGCGAAGGGCAGCAGTGTCCTCCAGATTGTGGATACTGCTATTATCAGTGCCCGAGGGTGGAGAAGCCTGAATTGAAGCAAGGATTGGAAGAGATATATGAGGTTGTCACAAAAGATGAGGAGATAAAAGCGGTCTGTCAGGATGGTGGGGCAGTTACTTCACTACTCGCTTACGCCTTAGATGAGGGTATAGTGGAGGGTTGTATAACCGTTGCGCTGGCCGATAAAGACTGGAAACCCGAAGTACGTGTTGCAATGGATAGATCGAGCCTGATAAAGACAGCAGGCACTAAATATACACCTGCGGCAACGCTCACCGGCGTTGCTGATGCCATTCTAAACTATGATCTCTGGAGTGTTGCACTGGTAGGTACGCCATGTCAGATGTCCTCATACGAGCGGATGCTTACTGTTGGACGCGATACCCATAATGCGCATAACTTCTCATCCCACATCAGATTGCGAATAGGTCTCTTCTGTTTGGGCTCTTACACTTATGAGAAGCTGATAACAGACTTTCTCGCTGCCAAGCATGGTATAAACATAAATGAGATAACGAAGATGCAGATAAGCGAGAATGTTCTGCATGTGTATGCGGGTGCAGAGGCAGAGGAGCTCTTAAGTGCTGAACTTTCTGAAATAGAGGATTATAAGCGTGCTGGATGCAGGGTTTGCGAAGATTTCGCTGCTCTGTTCTCAGATATAAGTGTGGGAAATAACGGCACGCCTGAAGGCAGGTCATCGGTTATCGTTCGTACCGATTTCGGTAAGGATGTCTTCGAGGGTGCGCTGGAGCGCGGGTATATAGAAGCGAAGCCAATAGAACCCTCTGGTGCCGAACTGATACACAGGTTGATGAAGCAGAAGAAAGAGGCGGGCATTGCAGAGAAGGAACGCAGGAAGAGAGGGCAGAAGTAA
- the pscS gene encoding O-phospho-L-seryl-tRNA:Cys-tRNA synthase, with amino-acid sequence MMEPRVRKLYEAIFALEDLREIFREAVPGRANEDEIAAGVARVERILRDFKECKNSSLKYITNHIELRTREEEYININPIQPGGRLTPEARKALIAYGDGYSVCDWCRDQRLDRIRRPPVDEFHAELAEFVGMDEVRVVPGARRGFQAVTSSLLDKGDIVLLSDLGHYTEYLAVEIAGGVIREIPSGEANIIYGDAVADTIEQVRITTGKKPKLIIIEHFDYSFGNEHDVRGVGKVAKEYEIPFLYNGAYSVGMMPVNGKEIGADFVVGSGHKGMAAVAPSGLLATTEEWAPHVFRTSRISGDITGKRFENKESELLGCTLMGGTLLSMMASFPRVKERVKHWQEEVKKSNYFIREFLRIEGNKVVSEYPRKHTLSRVDTRNSFDKVARTHKRRGFFLSDELKRRGIIGEFAGSTRVWKLNTYGLSWDRIRYLADAFLDIAKRYKLPVT; translated from the coding sequence ATGATGGAGCCACGTGTGAGGAAATTATATGAAGCGATCTTCGCGCTCGAAGACCTGCGTGAGATATTCCGAGAGGCAGTGCCGGGAAGAGCGAATGAGGACGAAATAGCAGCAGGAGTGGCACGTGTTGAACGAATCCTGAGGGATTTTAAGGAATGCAAGAACAGTTCACTCAAGTACATCACCAACCACATCGAGCTGAGGACACGCGAGGAAGAATACATAAATATCAATCCGATACAGCCTGGAGGACGACTGACGCCAGAAGCGCGTAAAGCGCTAATTGCTTATGGCGATGGATATTCCGTCTGTGATTGGTGCCGTGACCAGAGGCTTGATAGGATAAGGAGACCGCCAGTGGATGAATTCCATGCAGAACTAGCGGAATTTGTGGGTATGGATGAAGTGAGGGTGGTACCAGGAGCGAGAAGGGGCTTTCAGGCTGTTACATCATCACTACTCGATAAGGGGGACATCGTTCTCCTCTCTGACCTGGGGCATTATACCGAGTACTTAGCTGTTGAGATTGCTGGCGGTGTGATCAGGGAAATACCATCAGGCGAGGCAAATATAATCTATGGTGATGCCGTTGCAGATACAATAGAGCAGGTGCGAATTACAACCGGAAAGAAGCCGAAACTGATCATCATTGAGCATTTCGATTACAGCTTCGGGAACGAGCATGATGTGCGGGGCGTGGGGAAGGTAGCGAAGGAGTACGAAATCCCTTTTCTTTACAATGGCGCATATTCTGTGGGTATGATGCCCGTGAATGGCAAAGAGATAGGTGCAGATTTCGTCGTTGGCTCTGGACACAAGGGTATGGCGGCAGTTGCTCCTTCCGGGCTCCTCGCAACGACCGAAGAGTGGGCACCCCATGTCTTCCGAACTTCCCGTATCTCTGGTGACATCACGGGTAAGCGATTTGAGAATAAGGAGTCTGAACTGCTGGGTTGTACTCTCATGGGCGGGACTCTACTCTCAATGATGGCTTCATTCCCACGCGTTAAGGAGCGCGTGAAGCACTGGCAGGAAGAAGTGAAGAAGTCGAATTATTTCATTCGCGAGTTCCTGCGTATAGAGGGTAACAAAGTAGTGAGTGAATACCCGCGTAAACATACATTATCCAGAGTTGATACGCGTAATAGCTTCGATAAGGTTGCACGTACGCATAAGCGTCGTGGATTCTTCCTCAGTGACGAACTGAAAAGGAGGGGTATAATAG